One segment of Coffea arabica cultivar ET-39 chromosome 7c, Coffea Arabica ET-39 HiFi, whole genome shotgun sequence DNA contains the following:
- the LOC140010453 gene encoding uncharacterized protein, which yields MDLNILKLLSTKVLFLNKLAKENKELREKTSLQFDVGAFEVQRQQRHRSMFPRSAIDPSAVMACAFSYPVAQSVSSGPYPRHTPSLHPKPFLANQSAVPSDPGVMMILRSAAATPHINKPSSRNASTPCIFGKEIARNGSSGQDRSGNGEKSGDIPDMVTDLELAIPGSTAQKPLPRDKGKRPLRD from the exons ATGGATTTAAACATCCTTAAATTGCTGTCAACTAAAGTGTTGTTCTTGAATAAGCTTGCAAAGGAGAACAAAGAGTTAAGAGAAAAGACTTCTCTGCAATTTGATGTTGGGGCTTTTGAAGTGCAACGCCAGCAAAGACATAGATCCATGTTTCCAAGATCTGCAATTGATCCTTCAGCTGTCATggcttgtgcattttcatatcCAGTTGCTCAATCTGTCTCCTCTGGTCCATATCCAAGGCATACTCCATCTCTGCATCCAAAGCCCTTTTTGGCAAATCAATCTGCTGTCCCATCTGATCCTGGTGTGATGATGATCCTGCGTTCAGCTGCTGCAACTCCGCACATCAATAAGCCATCTTCCAGGAATGCTTCAACACCTTGCATTTTTGGCAAGGAAATTGCCAGAAATGGATCATCTGGTCAAGACAGAAGTGGTAATGGTGAGAAAAGTGGTGATATTCCTGATATGGTAACTGATTTGGAGCTTGCAATTCCAGGATCTACAGCTCAGAAG CCATTGCCTCGAGACAAGGGCAAGCGACCACTGAGGGACTAG
- the LOC113701187 gene encoding calcium-dependent protein kinase 18-like: MGSCFSTTKVSGSNSNTPTTTTTTTTVNHQQQNRKVSTKATTSGNNSVASKEQESHYKGKGSHPNQQKQKNTEQGKKPSSRRQGGVIPYGKRTDFGYDKDFDRRYTLGKLLGHGQFGYTYVGTDKSNGDRVAVKRIEKNKMVLPIAVEDVKREVRILKALAGHENVVQFYNAFEDDSYVYIVMELCEGGELLDRILSKKDSRYTEKDAAIVVRQMLKVAAECHLHGLVHRDMKPENFLFKSPKVDSSLKATDFGLSDFIRPGKKFQDIVGSAYYVAPEVLKRRSGPESDVWSIGVITYILLCGRRPFWDKTEDGIFKEVLRNKPDFRRKPWPSISNSARDFVKKLLVKDPRARLTAAQALSHPWVREGGDASEIPVDISVLSNMRQFVKYSRLKQFALRALASTLDEEELADLRDQFHAIDVDKNGSISLEEMRQALAKDLPWKMKDSRVLEILQAVDSNADGLVDFSEFVAATLHVHQLEEHNSEKWQQRSQAAFDKFDVDKDGYITPDELKMHTGLRGSIDPLLEEADIDKDGKISLAEFRRLLRTASMSSRVVSSPTVNKVPRKLIA; the protein is encoded by the exons ATGGGTAGCTGCTTTTCAACCACCAAGGTGAGTGGTTCTAACAGCAACACCccgaccaccaccaccaccaccaccaccgtgAACCACCAGCAGCAGAATAGGAAGGTGTCCACCAAGGCAACCACCTCAGGTAATAACTCAGTGGCCTCAAAAGAACAGGAGTCGCATTATAAAGGAAAAGGAAGCCATCCTAATCAGCAGAAACAGAAGAATACAGAGCAGGGCAAAAAGCCCAGTTCTAGAAGGCAAGGAGGGGTTATCCCTTATGGAAAAAGAACAGATTTTGGGTATGATAAGGATTTCGATAGGAGGTATACGCTTGGGAAATTATTGGGTCATGGTCAATTTGGGTATACATATGTTGGCACAGATAAGTCTAATGGCGATCGTGTGGCGGTTAAGAGAATTGAGAAGAACAAG ATGGTTCTTCCAATTGCTGTTGAAGATGTCAAACGAGAAGTAAGGATATTAAAAGCTTTAGCTGGCCATGAGAATGTTGTGCAATTCTATAATGCATTTGAGGATGATTCTTACGTATATATAGTGATGGA gTTGTGTGAAGGTGGAGAATTACTGGATCGTATTTTGTCCAA AAAAGACAGCCGATATACTGAGAAAGATGCTGCAATAGTAGTACGTCAGATGCTAAAAGTTGCTGCTGAGTGTCATTTACATGGTTTGGTACACCGTGATATGAAGCCAGAG AACTTTCTTTTCAAGTCACCAAAGGTGGATTCATCCTTGAAAGCAACAGATTTTGGTCTTTCTGACTTCATCAGACCAG GGAAGAAATTTCAAGACATTGTTGGTAGCGCGTATTATGTTGCTCCGGAAGTACTGAAGCGTAGATCGGGTCCTGAATCAGATGTATGGAGCATTGGCGTTATAACATACATTCTACTCTGTGGGAGGCGCCCCTTCTGGGACAAAACTGAGGATGGCATATTTAAGGAG GTTCTCAGGAATAAACCTGATTTTCGTCGTAAACCGTGGCCAAGTATAAGCAACAGTGCTAGAGACTTTGTAAAGAAATTACTGGTGAAGGATCCTCGTGCCAGACTTACAGCTGCTCAAGCATTAT cTCATCCCTGGGTTCGAGAAGGAGGTGATGCATCGGAGATACCAGTTGATATTTCTGTTCTCTCCAACATGCGGCAATTTGTAAAGTACAGTCGTCTAAAACAGTTTGCACTAAGG GCTTTGGCTAGCACACTTGATGAGGAGGAATTGGCTGATCTCCGCGATCAGTTTCATGCAATTGACGTGGACAAAAATGGATCTATAAGTCTTGAAGAAATGAGACAG GCCCTTGCCAAAGATCTTCCTTGGAAAATGAAGGATTCACGTGTTCTTGAGATTCTTCAAGCG GTAGATAGCAACGCTGATGGGCTTGTGGACTTCTCAGAATTTGTTGCGGCCACTTTACATGTCCATCAGCTGGAGGAGCATAATTCAGAGAAGTGGCAACAGAGATCACAGGCTGCTTTTGACAAGTTTGATGTCGACAAGGATGGATACATAACACCAGATGAACTCAAAATG CACACGGGTTTACGAGGCTCTATAGACCCACTCTTAGAGGAAGCGGATATCGACAAAGACGGAAAGATAAGCTTAGCAGAATTTCGTAGACTGTTGAGAACTGCTAGTATGAGCTCACGAGTTGTCAGTAGCCCAACTGTAAATAAAGTTCCGCGGAAGTTAATAGCTTAA